In a genomic window of Microterricola viridarii:
- a CDS encoding Gfo/Idh/MocA family protein has protein sequence MTELAWGIVGTGSVSRAIAADLALTPGVRRLAVTSREEPRAREFADTFSIERAYGGVEELLADEDVDILYIGTPHATHSDIAVRALEAGRHVLVEKPAGVDSSDVRRIADAARASGRFAMEGMWMRFAPAYRAAIEDIRNGAIGSVTSVRASFGIPFGDPESASWTVQRRSSTLLDQGIYPVTLALDVLGVPESLCATAHVRSDGVDLAVHATLEYRDHRFAQLAASMTGWTELSAAVSGSAGWLTLSPPFWATDRYVLHSLAGGATDQESLFRPDPTVHPREGFGYVPMLRAVTEAIADGLKEHPLHPLQDSITIAEILDRIRACATSQPQLGLPT, from the coding sequence GTGACCGAACTGGCATGGGGCATCGTCGGAACTGGTAGCGTGTCCCGGGCCATCGCAGCAGATCTGGCTCTGACGCCGGGCGTCCGTCGACTCGCTGTCACTTCACGCGAAGAACCGAGGGCGCGTGAGTTCGCGGATACGTTTTCGATCGAGCGCGCATACGGCGGTGTTGAGGAGCTCCTCGCAGATGAGGACGTTGACATTCTGTACATCGGTACCCCGCATGCGACGCACTCCGACATCGCGGTGCGCGCGCTCGAGGCTGGCCGACACGTGCTCGTCGAGAAGCCGGCCGGGGTGGACTCTAGTGATGTTCGCCGCATCGCCGACGCAGCCCGAGCGTCGGGGCGCTTCGCGATGGAGGGGATGTGGATGCGTTTCGCCCCCGCGTACAGGGCTGCGATCGAGGACATACGCAATGGAGCAATCGGGAGCGTGACAAGCGTACGCGCGTCATTCGGGATTCCCTTTGGCGATCCCGAATCCGCGTCCTGGACTGTACAACGACGCAGCAGCACGCTCCTCGATCAGGGAATCTACCCCGTGACCCTCGCTCTCGATGTGCTTGGAGTGCCGGAGTCACTATGCGCGACAGCGCACGTGCGCTCTGACGGTGTCGACCTCGCCGTCCACGCGACGCTCGAGTACCGCGACCACCGCTTCGCGCAGCTCGCTGCCTCGATGACTGGGTGGACGGAGCTGAGTGCCGCGGTTAGTGGATCGGCCGGTTGGCTCACTCTCTCGCCCCCCTTTTGGGCGACCGATCGGTATGTCCTGCATTCTCTCGCGGGTGGGGCGACTGATCAGGAGTCTCTCTTCCGCCCCGACCCTACGGTGCACCCTCGCGAAGGGTTCGGCTATGTCCCCATGCTGCGAGCCGTGACCGAGGCCATTGCGGACGGCCTCAAAGAACATCCGCTGCACCCCCTCCAAGACAGCATCACGATCGCCGAGATTCTCGACCGCATTCGAGCGTGCGCCACCTCACAACCCCAGTTAGGACTCCCCACATGA
- a CDS encoding MFS transporter, producing the protein MTSASTTAISAADSTATSSSADATAERLTIRERLSYGVGDVGGNLVFAPISAFLLFYLTDVVGIGAAIAGTLLLFGRVMDGTLDLIVGTLIDKTSTRWGKARPWILFSTPVLVVSFVLLFNVPSGLSPGGKELYAFAFYFFCLGVGFVSSNLAYHTLLSVITSSTKMRVSLTVFRTFFALATTLVVNAITMPLITALGSGQSAWTGVMIGYGGIATITFAVLFLGTKERVKPAVGANNVVTMPLGIKLKKLLSNPFFFLGFGLFFLTFILQGTSGVGVYFASDVLGDPNSFGLLSVAQLAPMLLGLWFMPRVISRFGKRRSILFGTVVVIVGSIITLIDPSNLPLVILGTAIRGFGGIPAMASLFALVADIVDYGEWKHGARLDGMTYAAATAGQNFGAGLGIAIVGWVLAAASYDGQAALQAPSAISAEIFLQLWFPLIVAILTGIIVWFLNIDKYLPQIHVDLAARRSAIAVATAEGDPR; encoded by the coding sequence ATGACCAGTGCTTCCACCACCGCCATTTCGGCTGCCGACTCAACGGCGACATCAAGCAGCGCCGATGCGACCGCTGAACGACTCACAATCAGGGAACGACTCTCCTACGGAGTGGGGGATGTCGGGGGCAACCTCGTTTTCGCTCCGATCAGCGCTTTCCTGCTCTTCTACCTCACTGATGTCGTGGGAATCGGAGCGGCGATCGCGGGCACGCTCTTGCTCTTTGGCCGGGTCATGGATGGCACGCTAGATCTCATTGTCGGGACGCTCATCGACAAGACATCCACTCGTTGGGGCAAAGCGCGCCCGTGGATTCTGTTCTCCACTCCCGTGCTAGTGGTCTCCTTCGTGCTCTTATTCAATGTGCCTTCCGGGCTTTCACCGGGTGGCAAGGAGCTCTACGCATTCGCTTTCTACTTCTTTTGCCTTGGCGTGGGATTCGTGTCATCGAATCTCGCGTATCACACGCTGCTCTCGGTGATTACGAGCAGCACAAAGATGCGCGTCTCTCTTACCGTATTCCGCACATTCTTCGCACTTGCTACGACCCTGGTCGTCAATGCGATCACGATGCCTCTCATCACAGCACTCGGCTCTGGTCAGAGCGCCTGGACGGGTGTCATGATCGGATACGGCGGAATCGCCACCATCACGTTCGCCGTGCTCTTCTTAGGGACGAAGGAGAGGGTGAAGCCTGCGGTGGGGGCGAACAACGTCGTGACCATGCCTCTTGGCATCAAGTTGAAGAAGCTCTTGAGTAATCCCTTCTTTTTCCTCGGATTCGGACTGTTCTTCCTCACGTTTATCCTCCAAGGAACCAGCGGGGTGGGAGTCTACTTCGCGAGCGACGTGCTCGGCGATCCCAACTCGTTTGGACTCCTCTCTGTTGCTCAACTCGCGCCAATGCTGCTTGGGCTGTGGTTCATGCCCCGGGTCATCAGCAGGTTTGGCAAGCGACGGTCAATTCTGTTCGGCACCGTCGTTGTCATCGTCGGTTCCATCATTACGCTGATCGACCCAAGCAATCTCCCCCTGGTGATTCTCGGTACCGCCATCCGAGGATTCGGCGGCATTCCCGCCATGGCGTCGCTCTTTGCTCTTGTCGCCGACATCGTGGACTACGGCGAGTGGAAGCACGGCGCCCGGTTGGACGGCATGACATATGCAGCCGCCACGGCTGGTCAGAACTTCGGCGCAGGTCTCGGCATCGCAATCGTCGGCTGGGTGCTCGCCGCGGCATCGTACGACGGGCAGGCGGCCCTGCAGGCGCCGTCGGCCATCTCGGCGGAGATCTTCCTCCAGCTCTGGTTTCCACTCATTGTTGCTATTCTCACCGGCATCATCGTGTGGTTCCTCAACATCGACAAATACCTCCCGCAGATTCACGTCGACCTCGCCGCTCGCCGCAGCGCCATAGCGGTCGCGACTGCAGAAGGCGACCCGCGGTGA
- a CDS encoding LacI family DNA-binding transcriptional regulator, whose protein sequence is MSEQAEQPWRPTAKDVAAFAGLSRSTVSQILNGHGDRFHAETQQRVAQAAAELNYRPSRAGRALLTGLSEMVIVVVPNATFGRHLQDAVDRIAGVTSIHGKSVVVRYSGDDPAATLTAVLDLRPAVVVDLGVFSSSERRRIAAAGTTIYPELTAESGVEQPSEMVGRLQVSHLLRHGHRRVVIALLADERSDPYGPSRVAGATAECLSRGLPPPDVVSIPLRREGAREALEPLLRESDEPVAVCCYNDDVGLAVLAVAHDLGFAVPEQISVIGVDNSEVGQLVEHPLSTISVDMPSIVASFFAEVPSDNRFDRFVTIVPGATT, encoded by the coding sequence GTGAGCGAGCAGGCGGAGCAACCATGGCGGCCAACGGCGAAAGATGTCGCCGCATTTGCTGGATTGTCCAGATCCACCGTGAGCCAGATTCTCAATGGGCACGGCGACCGCTTTCACGCTGAGACGCAGCAACGGGTCGCCCAGGCGGCCGCCGAACTGAACTATCGACCGTCTCGGGCCGGGCGCGCCCTGTTGACCGGCCTCAGCGAGATGGTCATCGTCGTCGTGCCCAACGCCACCTTCGGCAGACACCTCCAAGATGCCGTCGATCGAATCGCAGGGGTCACGTCCATCCATGGCAAGTCCGTGGTTGTCCGCTACTCGGGTGACGATCCCGCGGCTACCCTTACCGCGGTGCTAGATCTTCGCCCCGCAGTGGTCGTCGATCTCGGGGTCTTCAGCTCGAGCGAGCGGCGGAGAATCGCGGCGGCGGGGACAACGATCTATCCGGAGCTCACCGCGGAGAGTGGGGTGGAACAGCCGAGTGAAATGGTTGGGCGGTTGCAGGTATCCCACCTCTTGCGGCACGGCCACCGTCGGGTCGTCATCGCTTTGCTCGCGGACGAGCGATCGGACCCGTATGGGCCGTCTCGTGTTGCAGGAGCTACGGCCGAATGTCTCTCCCGCGGGCTGCCCCCGCCGGATGTCGTCTCAATCCCTTTGCGCCGCGAAGGCGCGCGTGAGGCTCTCGAGCCGTTGCTTCGCGAATCCGACGAACCCGTTGCAGTGTGCTGCTACAACGACGACGTTGGCTTGGCCGTGCTCGCTGTTGCGCACGATCTTGGCTTTGCCGTCCCCGAGCAGATCTCCGTAATCGGCGTCGACAATTCCGAAGTTGGCCAACTTGTGGAGCACCCTCTATCCACGATCAGCGTCGACATGCCGTCAATCGTGGCCTCTTTCTTCGCCGAAGTCCCATCCGACAACCGTTTTGATCGATTCGTAACGATCGTGCCTGGCGCCACCACATGA